In one Methanobrevibacter arboriphilus genomic region, the following are encoded:
- the aroC gene encoding chorismate synthase: MTNTTGKIFSITSFGSSHGKAIGAVIDGCPANLELNEKDIQKELDRRRPGTSSITSPRKEKDRVQILSGIFEGKTDGTPITGVVFNEDKRSRDYNYIKNTPRPGHGDYTWIEKYGNYDYNGGGRGSGRVTIGHVIGGAIAKKLLRQFGIKVISHVIQVGDIKAKTVNMNLIEEKANENPVHCADPNAAKEMEELILEYKNKGDSIGGIVETIAIDVPAGLGEPIFGKLDGELAKALMEIGSVKGVEIGFGFDVANSTASQINDEYYIKENNNSDNNINNVNIGTTTNTSGGILGGISNGMPIITRVAVKPTPSISMLQNTVDLKSCEETKIEIKGRHDPCICPRVTVVSESAVAIVLADQMIRSGFINPSNLSQNIDKQKK, from the coding sequence ATGACAAACACTACTGGAAAGATATTTTCTATAACAAGCTTTGGATCTAGTCATGGAAAAGCAATTGGAGCAGTTATTGATGGATGTCCAGCTAATCTAGAACTAAATGAAAAAGACATACAAAAAGAACTTGATAGAAGAAGACCTGGAACAAGTTCTATTACAAGTCCAAGAAAAGAAAAAGATAGAGTTCAAATATTATCAGGAATATTTGAAGGAAAAACTGATGGAACACCAATAACAGGGGTTGTATTTAATGAAGATAAACGTTCAAGAGATTATAATTATATTAAAAATACTCCTAGGCCAGGTCATGGGGATTACACTTGGATTGAAAAATATGGAAACTATGATTATAATGGTGGAGGCCGTGGAAGTGGCAGAGTCACAATTGGACATGTAATAGGAGGGGCTATAGCTAAAAAACTATTAAGACAATTTGGAATTAAAGTCATATCTCATGTTATTCAAGTTGGAGATATAAAAGCTAAAACAGTTAATATGAATTTAATTGAAGAAAAGGCAAATGAAAACCCTGTTCATTGTGCCGATCCAAATGCAGCTAAAGAGATGGAAGAATTAATATTAGAATATAAAAATAAAGGAGATTCAATTGGAGGAATTGTTGAAACAATAGCTATTGATGTTCCAGCAGGTCTTGGAGAGCCTATCTTTGGAAAATTAGATGGAGAATTAGCTAAAGCACTTATGGAAATTGGGTCTGTTAAAGGAGTTGAAATTGGTTTTGGATTCGATGTAGCTAATTCTACAGCTTCACAAATAAATGATGAATATTATATAAAAGAAAATAATAATAGTGATAATAATATTAATAATGTCAATATTGGAACTACTACCAACACTTCTGGAGGAATATTAGGCGGAATAAGTAATGGAATGCCAATTATTACAAGGGTAGCTGTTAAACCAACTCCCTCAATATCCATGTTACAAAATACAGTTGATTTAAAAAGTTGTGAAGAAACAAAAATTGAGATCAAAGGAAGACATGATCCTTGTATATGTCCAAGAGTAACAGTTGTTAGTGAATCAGCTGTAGCTATTGTTTTAGCTGATCAAATGATAAGGTCTGGTTTTATAAATCCTTCTAATTTAAGTCAAAATATAGATAAACAGAAAAAATGA
- the mtaA gene encoding methylcobamide:CoM methyltransferase MtaA: MNLKENLLSVLSGENVDVAPVISVTQLGIVEAMEKTGAMWPEAHKDSEKMAKLGSSLYELAGLECARIPFCLTVEAEAMGAQVDLGGKDKPPQVLNTPFSNADDIDIPDNFLESGRIPTVLKAVEILKEKYDDLPIVVGITGPFTLTGHLLGVENLVRYLKTDIDEVEDAIENSLDACMDYAEALSDVEVDVVCVAEPTASPELIDPLQFKSIVKPRLEDLAGFIDEKKVLHICGSTQEIIHDMASIGYDGISVEEKVDIVKAKEDIECGISSLKSGGKCLPNTINTPSKIIGNVSTSQTLFTGSIEDVKTETKKALDDGIAILAPSCGLAPLSPIANIKAMVEARNEYYGL; encoded by the coding sequence ATGAATTTAAAAGAAAATCTTTTATCAGTACTTTCAGGAGAAAATGTTGATGTTGCACCAGTTATTAGTGTTACACAATTGGGAATTGTAGAAGCTATGGAAAAAACAGGAGCTATGTGGCCTGAAGCCCATAAAGACTCTGAAAAAATGGCTAAACTAGGAAGTTCTCTTTATGAACTTGCTGGACTTGAATGTGCAAGAATACCTTTTTGTCTTACTGTTGAAGCTGAGGCTATGGGTGCACAAGTAGATTTAGGTGGAAAAGATAAACCTCCTCAAGTTTTAAATACACCATTTTCTAATGCTGATGATATAGATATTCCAGATAATTTTTTAGAAAGTGGAAGAATTCCAACTGTATTAAAAGCAGTTGAAATTTTAAAAGAAAAATATGATGATCTTCCAATTGTTGTTGGAATTACTGGACCTTTTACATTAACAGGACATTTATTAGGCGTTGAAAATCTTGTTAGATATTTAAAAACTGATATTGACGAGGTTGAAGATGCAATTGAAAATTCCCTTGATGCTTGTATGGACTATGCAGAGGCTCTTTCTGATGTAGAAGTGGATGTTGTATGTGTAGCTGAACCAACTGCTTCTCCAGAGCTTATTGACCCTTTACAATTTAAATCTATTGTTAAACCAAGATTAGAAGATCTTGCAGGTTTTATAGATGAGAAAAAGGTTTTACATATTTGTGGATCTACTCAAGAAATAATTCATGATATGGCTTCTATTGGTTATGATGGAATTAGTGTTGAAGAGAAAGTTGATATTGTTAAAGCAAAAGAAGATATTGAATGTGGTATATCTTCTTTAAAATCTGGTGGAAAATGTTTACCTAATACTATTAATACTCCTTCAAAGATTATTGGAAACGTTTCTACAAGTCAAACATTGTTTACAGGTTCAATTGAGGATGTTAAAACAGAAACTAAAAAAGCTTTAGATGATGGAATAGCTATTTTAGCACCTAGCTGTGGATTAGCTCCTTTATCTCCAATAGCTAATATTAAGGCAATGGTTGAAGCAAGAAATGAATATTATGGTTTATAA
- a CDS encoding methylamine methyltransferase corrinoid protein reductive activase, with the protein MNDRYAIAIDIGTSGIRAQVLDIASLKVISTAITLRHPLPGANVVDHLHFALKVGIETANNLLIEAINKVIAGLNIDTQNIERVAVCGNPIQLSLFHNIEIRDLAYWGENALERLDVKIPSRNATITSPKEIGLIVSDDASIFIPPAIRHEIGADALAMLYKTEVLDKEGIYLVSDFGTNAEIALVIDGEVFACSAAAGPAIEGQMINKGRLASPGAICDLEDIDYNWKSIILDNDLLISDGDVIDPSDGKISSKSTNDIKATGITGTGVIAAFSLGISNDLIVDSKIKTKDHKIHLQDDIYLNEDDIINIGKALGAFRAAHLTLAEKADILLEDIDAVYMAGASGFYVDPLKSLNIGQIPPSSREIFQVGNTSLDLAKDIALNPSLLDDLQEIADKMRSNHIMLATSKTFEKIYSLELSFYEEGMPFWMYNQWLEKYGFQSIPSKEPNPIVHKIFERDIPELGVNGLNVIKIGLTLEAQFDGCTSCLTCIKNCPEDAISLTGDGKILLRTDKCAGLGCQKCVLGCPEKVFDYGKFLNIS; encoded by the coding sequence ATGAATGATAGATATGCAATTGCTATAGACATTGGTACAAGTGGTATTAGAGCTCAAGTATTAGACATAGCCTCTTTAAAAGTAATTTCCACTGCAATTACTCTTAGACATCCTTTACCTGGTGCCAATGTTGTTGATCACCTTCATTTTGCTTTAAAGGTAGGAATAGAAACTGCCAATAATCTTCTTATTGAAGCTATAAATAAGGTAATAGCTGGTTTAAATATTGATACTCAGAATATTGAAAGAGTAGCTGTTTGTGGTAATCCAATACAACTCTCTTTATTTCATAATATTGAAATTAGGGATTTAGCTTATTGGGGAGAAAATGCTCTTGAAAGGCTGGATGTTAAGATTCCTTCAAGAAATGCCACTATAACCTCTCCAAAAGAAATTGGGCTAATTGTATCTGATGATGCATCTATATTCATACCTCCTGCCATAAGGCATGAAATTGGTGCTGATGCTCTTGCAATGCTTTATAAAACAGAAGTTTTAGATAAAGAAGGAATTTATTTAGTTTCTGATTTTGGAACTAATGCTGAAATAGCTTTGGTGATTGATGGTGAAGTTTTTGCTTGTTCTGCTGCTGCAGGACCTGCTATTGAGGGACAAATGATAAATAAAGGTCGACTTGCATCTCCAGGAGCTATTTGTGATTTGGAAGATATTGATTATAATTGGAAAAGTATTATTTTAGACAATGATCTTTTGATTAGTGATGGTGATGTTATTGATCCTTCTGATGGAAAAATTTCATCAAAATCTACTAATGATATTAAAGCTACAGGTATTACAGGAACTGGTGTTATAGCTGCTTTTAGTTTAGGTATTTCTAATGATTTAATTGTAGATTCTAAAATAAAAACTAAAGATCATAAGATTCATTTACAAGACGATATTTATTTAAATGAAGATGATATTATTAATATTGGTAAAGCATTAGGTGCATTTAGAGCAGCTCATTTGACTTTAGCTGAGAAAGCAGATATACTTTTAGAGGATATTGATGCTGTTTATATGGCTGGAGCTTCTGGATTTTATGTAGACCCATTAAAATCCTTAAATATAGGTCAGATACCTCCATCTTCCAGAGAAATTTTTCAAGTTGGAAACACTTCTCTTGATTTAGCTAAAGATATTGCTTTAAATCCTTCTCTTCTCGATGATTTACAAGAAATTGCAGATAAAATGCGTAGTAATCATATAATGCTTGCAACATCTAAAACTTTTGAGAAAATTTATTCTTTAGAACTTTCATTTTATGAAGAAGGTATGCCTTTTTGGATGTATAATCAATGGCTTGAAAAATATGGATTTCAAAGTATTCCTTCAAAAGAGCCTAATCCTATTGTTCATAAGATTTTTGAAAGAGATATTCCAGAATTAGGGGTTAATGGTCTGAATGTTATTAAAATTGGTTTAACTTTAGAAGCTCAGTTTGATGGATGTACAAGTTGCTTAACTTGTATTAAGAATTGTCCTGAAGATGCAATATCTTTAACTGGTGATGGTAAAATTTTATTGAGAACAGATAAATGTGCAGGTTTAGGATGTCAAAAATGTGTTTTAGGATGTCCTGAAAAAGTTTTTGATTATGGTAAATTTTTAAATATTTCTTGA
- the mtaC gene encoding methanol--corrinoid protein MtaC has product MSYEDLENRINQRNVFLRYNVELEGPAIKPEEDEDVVDILPNDEPFKSIALTILHENRDDAINIVKRSLDEGVSPIDIINEGLMKGMDAVSVLYTKGIYFLPDLMLAGDAMMESVKECEAVLGHKSETKATVVSFVAEGDPHDIGKNLILMFLRAGGYEAIDLGRDVPSADIVEAVKEYNPIFITGTALMTTTMTAFPKVVEALQKAGLEVPAIGCGGGAVRKDFVESFPMSVYGVEAYHTPKLADAILKDKKDWKDLRKEYVDIVDEFVPEYS; this is encoded by the coding sequence ATGAGCTATGAAGATTTAGAAAATAGAATTAATCAAAGGAATGTTTTTCTAAGATACAATGTGGAGTTAGAAGGACCTGCAATAAAGCCTGAAGAAGATGAGGATGTTGTAGATATTCTTCCAAATGATGAACCTTTCAAATCAATTGCTTTAACTATTCTTCATGAAAATAGGGATGATGCAATTAATATCGTTAAAAGATCATTGGATGAAGGAGTATCTCCTATTGATATCATTAATGAGGGCTTGATGAAAGGTATGGATGCTGTTAGCGTTCTTTATACAAAAGGAATCTATTTCTTGCCAGACCTTATGTTAGCTGGTGATGCAATGATGGAAAGTGTAAAAGAATGTGAGGCTGTTTTAGGACATAAAAGTGAAACTAAAGCTACTGTTGTTTCTTTTGTAGCTGAAGGGGATCCTCATGACATTGGTAAAAATCTTATATTGATGTTTTTAAGAGCTGGAGGCTATGAAGCTATTGATTTAGGTAGAGATGTTCCTTCGGCTGATATTGTAGAAGCTGTAAAAGAATATAATCCAATCTTCATCACTGGAACTGCTCTTATGACTACTACTATGACAGCATTTCCTAAAGTTGTTGAAGCTCTTCAAAAAGCTGGATTAGAAGTTCCAGCTATTGGATGTGGTGGTGGAGCAGTTAGAAAGGATTTTGTTGAGTCTTTCCCTATGAGTGTTTATGGTGTTGAAGCATATCACACTCCTAAACTAGCTGATGCTATTTTAAAGGATAAAAAAGATTGGAAAGATCTTAGAAAAGAATATGTGGATATTGTTGATGAATTTGTTCCTGAGTACTCTTAA
- the mtaB gene encoding methanol--corrinoid protein co-methyltransferase MtaB, producing MKRFTQMEYKDPDEMLFGHAKFPVKIRENMEIGNGYVIPEINVAPGEGTEESKEKMVSESRNIAHSASERAVNIGLPAFILEQEHISQQTNNPDWTAECTKVQIEMLEKYYDEYGIKTALRATPADIRDEEKDSGFWDSELFNKVIESIEACASNGASIVSIETTGGKSVSDYGIARGDPKAILFGIGVLGSMDMEYMWNKIVPICKKYDCIPGGDTDCSQANTAMFLAGGLLDKDCSHTLAALARAMGAARSLVAVECGAMGPLKDCGYENPIVKAITGVPISAEGKNAVCAHSDLMGNLMAAVTDVWSNESVYHREEMGGTTPEVWLQATGYEAALMNTAIETDNGKILRDLYTLTDKYRDPQALVLAYDNAYRIGQAIVEYGNDPYLRSRAAALEAGAIINEAVDAKKMYLTRFERDSLDSALKTLEKLPTESDKFIKDCIRRYSRKVADFDPKNYEL from the coding sequence ATGAAAAGATTTACTCAGATGGAATATAAAGATCCTGATGAAATGTTGTTTGGACATGCGAAATTTCCAGTAAAAATTCGAGAAAATATGGAAATAGGTAATGGCTATGTGATTCCTGAGATAAATGTGGCTCCTGGTGAGGGTACTGAAGAATCTAAAGAAAAAATGGTTTCTGAATCTAGGAACATTGCTCATAGTGCTTCTGAAAGAGCAGTTAATATTGGTTTACCTGCATTTATTTTAGAACAAGAACACATATCTCAGCAAACTAATAATCCTGATTGGACTGCCGAGTGTACAAAAGTTCAAATAGAAATGCTTGAAAAATACTATGATGAATATGGTATTAAGACAGCTCTAAGAGCAACACCTGCAGATATTAGGGATGAAGAGAAAGACTCTGGTTTTTGGGATTCTGAACTTTTTAATAAGGTTATTGAATCTATTGAAGCTTGTGCTTCTAATGGTGCTTCAATTGTTTCTATAGAAACAACTGGTGGTAAATCAGTATCTGATTATGGTATTGCAAGAGGTGATCCTAAGGCTATTCTATTTGGAATTGGTGTTCTTGGTAGTATGGATATGGAATATATGTGGAATAAAATTGTTCCAATATGTAAAAAATATGATTGTATTCCTGGTGGAGATACAGATTGTTCTCAAGCTAATACTGCAATGTTTCTTGCAGGAGGATTGTTAGATAAAGATTGTTCTCATACACTAGCAGCTCTTGCAAGAGCTATGGGGGCTGCAAGAAGTTTAGTAGCTGTTGAATGTGGGGCAATGGGGCCATTGAAAGATTGTGGTTATGAAAACCCTATTGTTAAAGCTATTACTGGTGTTCCAATTTCTGCTGAAGGTAAAAATGCAGTTTGTGCTCATTCTGATTTAATGGGTAATTTAATGGCTGCTGTTACTGATGTATGGAGTAATGAATCAGTTTATCATCGGGAAGAAATGGGTGGTACAACTCCTGAAGTTTGGTTACAAGCAACAGGTTATGAAGCAGCATTAATGAATACTGCTATTGAAACTGATAATGGAAAAATTTTAAGAGATCTTTATACTCTTACAGATAAATATAGGGATCCTCAGGCATTAGTTCTTGCTTATGATAATGCTTATCGTATTGGTCAAGCTATAGTTGAGTATGGGAATGATCCTTATCTTAGATCTAGAGCTGCTGCTCTTGAAGCTGGTGCAATTATCAATGAAGCAGTCGATGCTAAAAAAATGTATTTAACTAGATTTGAGAGAGATTCTTTAGATAGTGCTCTTAAAACACTTGAAAAATTACCTACTGAATCAGATAAATTTATCAAAGATTGTATTAGAAGGTATTCAAGAAAGGTAGCTGATTTTGATCCTAAAAATTATGAGTTATAA
- a CDS encoding MFS transporter, producing MGLGLVDPILPVISQQLGASQTEVAMLFTTYSAIMAVAMLVTDVVSSKLGIKRTLIIGVLLIAIFSVLSGLSNNVWTIIFLRMGWGLGNALFVAVALTAIIKFSGNDTHSSIILYETAIGLGFSTGPLLGGLLGGISWRYPFFGVGLLMLAGFILLLVLLPKSDKIENSYEKEKFKLNDNFKENENDKNLKEKFPNKNKSLLDPFRLMRKRNISVLGIFGFLYNFGFFTLFAYSPFVLGLSAQGIGFVFLGWGILVATSSIFMAPKLRDRYGTYNSIYYVLSLLVAVLLIMGIFTSNQIVLIVSIIFSGILIGNNNTLLTTAMMDIGSKDRSTTSAAYNFIRFIGSAIAPLLATALGENIAPNLPFVLGGIFVLVAIIFLFLNRKYLPDVDGVEDRGGNSLIVKDFMIQNVIKIGPETKIIDILKLLGANNVSGLPVVDNNDKIIDIITSGDIIRYLVPKEEAHDLFYSIYVEEETQKDVLNKRVNDTVMDVLKPKKLYTLSKEDTFEKAMFILSKHHFKVIPVIDNKNKVVGIVSRSDINNNLIKMSLGDS from the coding sequence ATGGGTTTAGGACTTGTAGATCCAATTTTACCAGTAATTTCACAACAATTAGGGGCTTCACAAACTGAAGTTGCTATGCTTTTTACAACTTATAGTGCTATAATGGCAGTTGCCATGTTAGTAACTGATGTTGTTTCTTCTAAATTAGGTATTAAAAGAACATTGATTATAGGTGTTCTGTTAATAGCTATATTTTCAGTTTTATCAGGACTTTCTAATAATGTATGGACTATAATATTTTTAAGAATGGGATGGGGACTTGGTAATGCTCTTTTTGTAGCTGTAGCATTAACAGCAATAATAAAGTTTTCAGGTAATGATACTCATAGCTCTATTATATTATATGAAACAGCTATTGGGCTAGGTTTTTCAACTGGACCTCTCCTTGGTGGACTTTTAGGAGGTATATCTTGGAGATATCCATTTTTTGGTGTAGGTTTATTAATGTTAGCTGGTTTTATTTTATTATTAGTACTACTTCCAAAATCGGATAAAATAGAAAATAGTTATGAAAAAGAAAAATTCAAATTAAATGATAATTTCAAAGAAAATGAAAATGATAAAAATTTAAAAGAGAAGTTTCCTAATAAAAATAAATCTCTTCTCGATCCTTTTCGTTTAATGAGGAAAAGAAATATTAGTGTTCTTGGTATTTTTGGATTTTTGTATAATTTCGGATTTTTTACTTTGTTTGCTTATTCCCCATTCGTTCTTGGATTAAGTGCACAAGGTATTGGTTTTGTCTTTTTAGGATGGGGTATATTAGTGGCTACTTCATCAATATTCATGGCACCTAAACTTAGAGATCGATATGGGACTTATAATTCTATTTATTATGTTTTATCATTATTAGTGGCTGTTCTTTTGATAATGGGAATTTTTACTTCAAATCAAATCGTTCTTATAGTTTCTATAATATTTTCAGGTATTTTAATTGGAAATAATAATACATTACTTACAACTGCTATGATGGATATTGGAAGTAAAGATCGATCAACAACATCTGCAGCATATAATTTTATAAGATTTATAGGTTCAGCCATAGCTCCACTTCTTGCCACTGCTTTAGGTGAGAATATCGCTCCTAATTTACCATTCGTCCTAGGGGGGATATTTGTGTTAGTAGCTATTATATTTTTATTCTTAAATAGAAAATATTTACCTGATGTTGATGGTGTTGAAGATAGAGGTGGAAATTCATTAATAGTGAAAGATTTTATGATTCAAAATGTTATTAAAATAGGTCCTGAAACTAAAATTATTGATATATTGAAATTATTAGGTGCAAATAATGTTAGTGGACTTCCGGTTGTTGATAATAATGATAAAATTATTGATATTATAACAAGTGGAGATATTATAAGATATTTGGTTCCAAAAGAAGAGGCTCATGATCTTTTTTACAGTATTTATGTGGAAGAGGAAACACAGAAAGATGTTTTAAACAAGAGAGTCAATGATACTGTTATGGATGTATTAAAACCTAAGAAACTGTATACTTTATCAAAGGAGGATACTTTTGAAAAAGCTATGTTTATATTATCAAAACATCATTTTAAAGTTATTCCTGTAATAGATAATAAAAATAAAGTTGTAGGCATTGTAAGTCGAAGTGATATTAATAATAACTTAATCAAAATGAGTCTTGGGGATAGTTAA
- a CDS encoding MarR family winged helix-turn-helix transcriptional regulator, with protein sequence MTDKNQSINYESSVVWLILKVNHIIRREVQIKLSEHDLLWEQYITLSRIYRFEGLNQKKLADESLRNGAAITRTLNVLEKKDLVKREKSSKDKREFLIYLTDNGRKLYKETEKIYLDNTKKFDSIFSQEELDQLRNLLNRFILEFF encoded by the coding sequence ATGACCGATAAAAATCAATCTATTAATTATGAATCATCTGTAGTGTGGTTAATTCTTAAAGTAAATCATATTATTCGAAGAGAAGTGCAGATTAAGCTTAGTGAACATGATTTATTATGGGAACAATATATAACTTTAAGTAGAATTTATAGGTTTGAGGGACTAAATCAAAAAAAATTAGCTGATGAGTCTCTTAGAAATGGAGCTGCTATTACTAGAACATTAAATGTTCTTGAAAAGAAAGATTTGGTTAAACGAGAAAAATCTTCAAAAGATAAGAGAGAATTTTTAATTTATTTAACTGACAATGGTCGTAAATTATACAAAGAAACTGAAAAAATATATCTAGACAATACTAAAAAATTTGATAGTATTTTTTCTCAGGAAGAACTTGATCAATTAAGAAATTTGCTTAATAGATTTATATTGGAATTTTTTTAG
- a CDS encoding MBL fold metallo-hydrolase has product MKITFLGTGGGRFATITQKRMTGGFRIDDINGKNIHVDPGPGALVRSFQFGLSPATLDGIFISHAHTDHYTDAEVLIEAMTRGMTKQKGIIMGSRSVFEGYKQWGPSISKYHTGKSEKLVLGPNKSKNFWNLKVKGTKTIHGDPTCVGFQIKSENFNISYTSDTKYFEKLHQYHKDADILIASVIRPGNQSIKGHMCTRNFKDLINEVNPKLAIMTHFGFKMLNENPEKEAEFLTSETGVKTLAAFDGLVLNFEKNNLKNFKIEQANDNCKIDNADMSLDFF; this is encoded by the coding sequence ATGAAAATAACATTTTTAGGAACTGGTGGAGGTCGTTTTGCAACTATTACTCAGAAAAGAATGACTGGAGGTTTCAGAATCGATGATATTAATGGTAAAAATATCCATGTTGATCCTGGTCCTGGAGCATTAGTTAGGTCATTCCAATTTGGACTATCCCCGGCTACTTTAGATGGAATTTTTATATCACATGCACATACTGACCATTATACTGATGCTGAAGTCCTTATTGAAGCAATGACTAGGGGTATGACCAAACAAAAGGGAATTATAATGGGAAGTCGTAGTGTTTTTGAAGGATATAAACAGTGGGGTCCTTCAATATCCAAATATCATACTGGAAAGTCAGAAAAATTAGTTTTGGGTCCCAATAAATCGAAAAACTTTTGGAATTTAAAGGTAAAAGGAACTAAAACAATTCATGGAGACCCAACATGTGTGGGATTTCAGATTAAGTCAGAGAATTTCAATATATCTTATACATCAGATACTAAATATTTTGAAAAACTTCATCAATATCATAAAGATGCAGATATTTTAATAGCTAGTGTTATCAGGCCAGGTAATCAATCTATTAAAGGACATATGTGTACAAGAAATTTTAAAGATTTAATAAATGAGGTTAATCCAAAATTAGCTATAATGACTCATTTTGGCTTTAAAATGTTAAATGAAAACCCTGAAAAAGAAGCTGAATTTTTAACAAGTGAAACTGGTGTTAAAACTTTAGCTGCATTTGATGGTTTAGTCTTAAATTTTGAAAAAAATAATTTAAAAAACTTTAAAATAGAACAAGCTAATGATAATTGTAAGATAGATAATGCTGATATGTCTTTAGACTTCTTTTAA
- a CDS encoding DUF2121 domain-containing protein, whose amino-acid sequence MSLIIAYVGKKGCVMASDKRRIAYFGDKENREKLEEEIYSGAIKNDEDLKKRSDELDITLKISDDANKIRYIENVIVGEVSSRTTFETRRKRIYGTTYGYQIIEMLGSDITHSEKGENAIILFGNKISKAMANDLISKKWKSSFSLKYMGEIFESVLEEVASKTPSLGKKCDVMIVHPELDKKSSQKYLDETIKRDVQLLGKWREKLKNDLLEQNETVQLAAKIINEGDIGLVSNTDGPILQVTLNKDVKAYDTNWKQLAKPGEVVVMISNQGDVEIGDEVVIENEILCIKRNKSSLKCDIILCDI is encoded by the coding sequence ATGAGTCTAATTATTGCTTATGTTGGGAAAAAAGGATGTGTGATGGCGAGTGATAAAAGAAGAATTGCATATTTTGGAGATAAGGAAAATCGTGAAAAACTAGAGGAAGAAATTTATTCTGGAGCTATTAAAAACGATGAAGATTTAAAAAAAAGATCTGATGAGTTAGATATTACTTTAAAAATTTCTGATGATGCAAATAAGATACGTTATATAGAAAATGTTATTGTAGGTGAGGTAAGCTCTAGAACAACTTTTGAAACTAGGCGTAAACGTATTTATGGAACTACTTATGGGTATCAAATCATTGAAATGTTAGGTTCAGATATAACTCACTCTGAAAAAGGGGAAAACGCAATAATATTGTTTGGAAATAAAATATCTAAGGCTATGGCTAATGATTTAATCAGTAAAAAGTGGAAATCAAGTTTTAGTCTGAAGTATATGGGTGAAATTTTTGAGAGTGTTTTAGAGGAGGTAGCTTCTAAAACTCCTTCTTTAGGTAAAAAATGTGATGTTATGATTGTTCACCCTGAACTTGATAAAAAAAGTTCTCAAAAATATCTAGATGAAACAATTAAAAGGGATGTTCAGTTATTAGGCAAATGGAGAGAAAAATTAAAAAATGATCTTCTTGAGCAAAATGAAACAGTTCAATTAGCTGCTAAAATTATAAATGAGGGAGATATTGGGCTTGTTTCAAATACTGATGGTCCTATTTTACAAGTAACTTTGAATAAAGATGTTAAAGCTTATGATACTAATTGGAAACAGCTTGCAAAACCTGGTGAAGTTGTTGTAATGATTTCTAATCAGGGAGATGTTGAAATAGGTGATGAAGTCGTTATTGAGAATGAAATTCTTTGTATTAAAAGAAATAAATCTAGTTTAAAGTGTGATATAATTCTCTGTGATATCTGA
- a CDS encoding desulfoferrodoxin, producing the protein MTKLNEIYRCNVCENIVEIVNEGIGQLVCCGEDMELLEERQLDVGPEKHIPIIEKDGDNIIVKIGEVPHPMIEEHHICFVELFVGDKVYRKFLNAGDKPEAIFEVCADIDDLRAREYCNVHGLWHS; encoded by the coding sequence ATGACAAAACTTAATGAAATATACAGATGTAATGTCTGTGAAAACATAGTTGAAATAGTTAATGAGGGTATTGGTCAGTTAGTCTGCTGTGGAGAAGATATGGAATTATTAGAGGAAAGACAACTTGATGTTGGTCCTGAAAAACATATTCCTATAATCGAGAAAGATGGCGATAACATTATTGTAAAAATAGGTGAAGTTCCTCATCCAATGATTGAAGAGCATCATATATGCTTTGTTGAGTTGTTTGTTGGAGATAAAGTTTATCGTAAATTTTTAAATGCAGGAGATAAACCAGAAGCTATTTTTGAAGTTTGTGCAGACATTGATGATTTAAGAGCACGTGAATATTGTAATGTTCATGGATTATGGCATTCTTAA